One Natronolimnobius sp. AArcel1 DNA window includes the following coding sequences:
- a CDS encoding GPW/gp25 family protein: MADDFLGTGWQFPVTSDHRGDIQLSDTDADIREAIAIILGTAKGERIMRPEFGCDIHDHVYSSASPATLNLIESSVREALVRWEPRIDVEDVTARPADEDPNRILIDIEYRVRTTNSLSNMVYPFHITEGDG, from the coding sequence ATGGCCGACGATTTCCTTGGAACCGGCTGGCAGTTTCCGGTCACGTCGGATCACCGCGGCGATATCCAACTCTCGGATACCGACGCCGACATTCGGGAAGCGATTGCGATCATCCTCGGAACTGCGAAAGGCGAACGGATCATGCGCCCGGAGTTTGGCTGCGATATCCACGATCATGTCTACTCGTCGGCCTCGCCGGCGACGTTGAACCTCATCGAGAGTAGCGTCCGCGAGGCGCTCGTTCGCTGGGAACCCCGGATCGACGTCGAAGACGTGACCGCGAGACCCGCCGACGAAGACCCAAACAGGATCCTGATCGACATCGAGTACCGCGTGCGGACGACGAACAGTCTGTCAAACATGGTCTATCCGTTCCATATTACAGAGGGAGATGGCTGA
- a CDS encoding baseplate J/gp47 family protein, translating to MADEPIIDERDQEAVFETLLERADGYTDAWDPQTSDVGRTLLRIFSTFEADVRKRLNEVPEKHLLAFLDALEFARRPPQAARTPLTFTVSTDLDRNVPIPGGTRATANPGDGDTQQFELPKDGGFEATPARLRDVVGVEPTDDAIVDHGDVLEGEAIELFSGSNMQAHVLYLGNDAALNLEGGATFSVSVEAETGADRFFEATVWEYYGEDADGTEGWHRLERPADDHRDDDVGVEALQERLQSDAAGTRHHADREQRSERTFRVPGKPVEHELNGVDSRWIRCSITDADSNVLSTTVTSLSIHVASTGTEDGLEADMLLFNDVPLSADDGAIRPFGRIPQPPATFYAACQEAFTKPGAVVDLEFIPPTASAGDEAETTDSETSRETAETRAGTGMGSDGPATNAGAGVLGGPPRLSWEYWNGDGWTRLESVEDGTGAFQTAGTVQFDVPQDIEATTVSGHENVWIRARLVGGNYGQPSYEVTSDGTRGSLIDEPDSPTFGDVSIQYDRGEQPFETVFRYNNAAYSEDLFDATGGFEPFTDVPDEHQTLYLGFDDTLRNGPLTLFVPVEDTTYPQSFDPGVQWEYCIDPVSGEWAKLDTYDRTGGLTERGIVTLTFPEPTSALELFDRERHWIRARVTKDEFDIDHDPRDGQPATTETVSAGHTDSDPVAGSVPADVTSERTTSSPVLEGIYPNTQWAYNTLTVEDEVLGSSDGSHNQSFRCGHAPIIDIDVWVDERSTLSAGERRRLDEERPEAVAPEYDSRGELTAFWVRWHSVDDFLDSDPTDRHYVINRTLGVVEFGDGDNGAIPPTGQDNAKATYTTGGGSDGNVDARTVTDLKSSVALVESVSNPTPADGGADIESTDTLVSRSTNRLKHRNRAVTAQDYEQVAKAEFPELARVTCDPALGGGDGSRVTVLIVPQTEREKPVPSMELKHRVRETLYDRAPASLVADDDADIVVRGPGYGELSTEMTVRATNVKSVSLLKGAIERRLNQYLHPLFGNDGNGWKFGAVPDSKRLATVVGDVDSVAEVTTFDVTVETGSQRHMLSGHDDTQTLPRDTLVCSGTHEITVTTEGQR from the coding sequence ATGGCTGACGAACCGATTATCGACGAGCGAGACCAGGAAGCGGTGTTCGAAACGCTCCTCGAGCGCGCCGACGGCTACACCGACGCGTGGGATCCCCAGACGTCAGACGTCGGACGGACGCTGTTGCGCATCTTCTCGACGTTCGAAGCCGACGTACGAAAGCGACTGAACGAGGTTCCCGAAAAGCACCTCCTCGCGTTTCTGGACGCTCTCGAGTTCGCTCGACGACCACCGCAGGCGGCTCGGACGCCGCTTACGTTTACCGTCTCGACGGATCTTGACCGAAACGTCCCGATACCGGGTGGTACGCGGGCGACCGCCAATCCGGGCGATGGAGATACCCAGCAGTTCGAACTCCCCAAAGACGGCGGGTTCGAAGCGACGCCGGCGCGGTTGCGAGACGTCGTCGGCGTCGAGCCGACGGACGACGCCATCGTCGATCACGGCGACGTTCTCGAGGGAGAGGCAATCGAACTGTTCTCGGGAAGCAACATGCAGGCCCACGTGCTCTACCTGGGAAACGACGCCGCGTTGAATCTTGAGGGAGGGGCGACGTTTTCGGTGTCGGTCGAAGCAGAGACGGGCGCCGACCGGTTCTTCGAGGCAACGGTCTGGGAGTACTACGGCGAAGATGCGGACGGAACTGAGGGATGGCACCGACTCGAGCGCCCAGCCGACGATCACCGTGATGACGACGTTGGCGTTGAAGCACTGCAGGAACGGCTGCAGTCTGACGCCGCAGGGACGCGACACCATGCCGACCGAGAACAGCGCAGTGAACGAACGTTTCGCGTACCCGGAAAACCGGTCGAACACGAACTCAACGGCGTCGATAGTCGGTGGATCCGCTGTTCGATCACCGACGCCGATTCGAATGTGCTCTCGACGACGGTAACCTCACTTTCAATACACGTCGCAAGCACCGGGACGGAAGACGGTCTCGAGGCAGATATGTTGCTGTTCAATGACGTTCCGCTGTCGGCCGACGACGGTGCGATCAGGCCGTTCGGACGCATTCCGCAGCCGCCGGCAACGTTCTACGCGGCGTGTCAGGAAGCGTTTACGAAACCGGGCGCGGTCGTCGACCTCGAGTTCATCCCACCGACCGCCAGCGCGGGTGACGAGGCGGAAACGACGGATTCGGAAACGAGCAGGGAAACGGCGGAGACAAGAGCGGGAACGGGGATGGGAAGCGACGGGCCAGCGACGAACGCGGGTGCCGGCGTGCTCGGTGGTCCGCCGCGACTCTCCTGGGAGTACTGGAACGGTGACGGCTGGACGCGACTGGAGTCAGTCGAGGACGGAACTGGTGCCTTCCAGACTGCAGGCACAGTCCAGTTCGATGTCCCCCAAGATATCGAGGCGACGACGGTGTCCGGTCACGAGAACGTCTGGATTCGGGCTCGACTGGTCGGTGGGAACTACGGCCAGCCGTCGTATGAGGTAACGAGCGACGGCACCCGTGGATCGCTCATCGACGAGCCCGACTCGCCAACGTTTGGCGACGTTAGCATTCAGTACGACCGCGGCGAACAACCGTTCGAGACGGTGTTTCGGTACAACAATGCGGCATACAGCGAGGATTTATTCGACGCCACTGGCGGGTTCGAGCCGTTTACCGACGTTCCTGACGAACACCAGACGCTGTATCTCGGGTTCGATGACACTCTTCGGAATGGGCCGTTGACGCTGTTCGTTCCGGTCGAGGATACGACCTACCCCCAGTCGTTCGATCCCGGTGTCCAGTGGGAGTACTGCATCGACCCCGTCAGCGGTGAGTGGGCCAAACTCGATACCTACGACCGAACGGGCGGCTTGACCGAACGAGGAATTGTCACGCTCACGTTCCCCGAACCTACGTCCGCACTCGAGTTGTTCGATCGGGAGCGCCACTGGATTCGAGCCCGCGTAACCAAAGACGAGTTCGATATCGATCACGACCCACGCGATGGCCAGCCCGCAACGACTGAAACGGTTTCGGCCGGCCACACGGACTCGGATCCGGTGGCCGGCTCGGTCCCGGCGGACGTCACGAGCGAGCGGACAACCTCGTCGCCCGTTCTCGAGGGGATCTACCCGAATACGCAATGGGCGTACAACACCCTAACAGTCGAAGACGAGGTCCTTGGCTCGAGCGATGGCTCTCACAACCAGTCATTTCGATGTGGACACGCACCGATCATCGATATCGACGTGTGGGTGGACGAACGCTCGACCTTGTCTGCGGGCGAACGCCGCAGGCTTGATGAGGAGCGTCCAGAGGCCGTCGCGCCGGAGTACGACTCCCGTGGGGAACTGACCGCATTCTGGGTTCGCTGGCACAGTGTCGACGATTTCCTCGATTCGGATCCGACCGACAGACACTACGTGATCAATCGAACGCTTGGTGTCGTCGAATTCGGCGACGGCGACAACGGCGCGATTCCGCCGACAGGACAAGACAACGCCAAAGCAACCTACACTACCGGCGGCGGCAGTGACGGCAACGTCGACGCCCGAACAGTGACCGACCTGAAGAGTTCAGTCGCGCTGGTCGAGTCGGTGTCAAACCCGACACCGGCTGACGGCGGTGCCGATATCGAGTCGACCGACACGCTCGTCTCTCGGTCGACGAATCGACTCAAACATCGCAACCGGGCGGTGACGGCGCAAGACTACGAGCAGGTCGCGAAAGCCGAATTCCCCGAACTCGCTCGCGTCACATGCGATCCGGCGCTCGGCGGTGGAGATGGGTCACGGGTGACCGTTCTGATCGTCCCGCAGACCGAACGCGAAAAACCCGTTCCATCGATGGAACTCAAACACCGTGTTCGCGAAACGTTGTACGACCGCGCACCCGCCTCGCTCGTTGCCGACGATGACGCTGATATCGTCGTCCGTGGCCCCGGCTACGGTGAACTCTCAACCGAAATGACAGTCCGTGCGACTAACGTCAAAAGCGTCTCGTTACTCAAAGGAGCTATCGAACGGCGGCTCAACCAGTATCTCCACCCCCTGTTTGGAAACGACGGCAACGGCTGGAAGTTCGGCGCAGTACCCGATTCGAAACGACTTGCAACGGTCGTCGGCGACGTCGATTCTGTCGCCGAAGTCACAACGTTCGACGTCACAGTCGAAACCGGATCGCAGCGTCACATGCTCTCGGGCCACGACGATACTCAAACACTCCCTCGAGACACGCTCGTCTGCAGCGGCACACACGAAATTACGGTGACGACGGAGGGACAACGATGA
- a CDS encoding putative baseplate assembly protein yields the protein MGLDVPELDDREYEALLEQATKLIPAYSDEWTDFNPHDPGITILEVLAWLTETHSYQLDQITDEHREKYLRLIDHGCRPPKPATAQLQLFPPAAVSGDRLPAGTQLAVTDGSDAVYRFETNHDVVCSAAEIQRVITVDETGTTDHGEANQTDGMFYRPFGDEITRGDAVYLGFDRDPFENKESLTLSVDYHDENLPDPEPPQSDEAPPTFTPSVALAWEYRDPETETWRALSVVADETDVLYGGGWLELIDDSDETTSSEDDDSSPEPATTGEVWIRCRVEKPGYEIPPQVNAIRPNVVSASHAVSVSNERLSPVGDANWSETSPALDGQTYAFEHDPVLSATVYVDGDRFVEVPDFDASSPDDSHYVLDQTRGQVTFGTGVAGRVPPPDATITADYVTGGGTDGNVSSSAVWRFSDSNTELTAGVSPADIDVEPLRAATCGTDEETVDAALRRARRDLRRPHRAVTEDDYRYLASRTPGLRIGRTTVLVDGDQTTVVVVPYAPRDIPSPEPSEGFLEAVNRHLRERTLLTDRIHVSGPRYVRLELTVTGRTRPRYTDSGHEAAITDAVESYLHPLYGYNGEGWPFGRRLEGAGLADVIGAVDAIDEVTDIAITAHGGTTVDDRTVLIDETSLFTVADVTVDLTTASRRGD from the coding sequence ATGGGACTCGACGTACCAGAACTCGACGATCGGGAGTACGAAGCGTTGCTCGAACAGGCTACAAAGCTGATTCCAGCGTATTCGGACGAGTGGACCGACTTCAACCCACACGATCCTGGGATCACGATCCTGGAAGTGCTCGCATGGCTCACCGAAACGCACAGCTACCAGCTCGATCAGATCACCGATGAGCACCGCGAGAAGTACCTTCGACTGATTGATCACGGGTGTCGTCCGCCGAAACCGGCAACGGCGCAGTTGCAGCTTTTCCCGCCCGCTGCAGTCAGTGGCGACCGCTTGCCGGCCGGAACGCAACTGGCAGTGACCGACGGATCCGATGCTGTCTATCGGTTCGAGACAAACCACGATGTCGTCTGTTCGGCGGCTGAAATCCAGCGCGTCATCACCGTCGACGAGACCGGAACGACCGATCACGGCGAAGCAAACCAAACTGACGGCATGTTCTACCGGCCGTTCGGTGACGAGATTACCCGCGGAGACGCAGTCTATCTCGGCTTCGACCGGGATCCGTTCGAAAACAAGGAAAGCCTCACGCTGTCGGTCGACTACCACGACGAGAACCTCCCGGATCCCGAACCGCCACAGTCCGACGAAGCGCCACCTACGTTCACTCCATCCGTGGCGCTGGCCTGGGAGTACCGCGACCCAGAGACAGAGACGTGGCGAGCGCTGTCCGTTGTGGCCGATGAGACCGACGTCCTGTACGGCGGCGGCTGGCTCGAACTCATCGACGACTCGGACGAAACCACCTCGAGCGAAGACGACGACTCTTCACCTGAGCCAGCAACCACCGGCGAGGTCTGGATTCGCTGTCGCGTTGAGAAGCCAGGCTACGAGATACCGCCACAGGTCAACGCGATCAGACCGAACGTCGTCAGCGCCAGCCACGCCGTGTCGGTTTCGAACGAACGCCTGTCTCCAGTTGGGGACGCTAACTGGTCAGAGACGTCACCGGCACTCGACGGCCAGACGTACGCATTCGAGCATGATCCAGTCCTCTCGGCGACCGTCTACGTCGACGGCGACCGCTTCGTTGAGGTTCCCGACTTCGACGCGTCAAGTCCCGATGACTCTCACTACGTCCTTGACCAAACCCGCGGACAAGTGACGTTTGGCACCGGCGTTGCCGGCCGCGTTCCGCCACCGGACGCGACGATCACCGCCGACTACGTCACCGGCGGCGGCACCGATGGCAACGTCTCCTCGAGTGCCGTCTGGCGATTCAGCGACTCTAATACCGAACTGACGGCGGGTGTCTCGCCAGCCGACATCGACGTCGAACCATTACGAGCGGCAACCTGCGGCACCGACGAGGAAACGGTCGACGCCGCGCTGCGCCGTGCTCGACGTGACCTTCGACGGCCCCATCGGGCGGTCACCGAGGACGACTACCGCTATCTCGCGTCACGAACGCCCGGACTCAGGATCGGGCGCACGACCGTCCTGGTCGACGGCGACCAGACGACCGTGGTCGTCGTCCCCTACGCGCCACGAGATATCCCCAGCCCGGAGCCAAGCGAGGGCTTTCTCGAGGCAGTCAATCGACACCTCCGCGAACGGACGCTCCTGACCGACCGCATCCACGTCAGCGGGCCGCGATACGTTCGACTCGAACTCACCGTCACCGGACGGACGCGCCCTCGCTACACCGACAGCGGACACGAAGCTGCGATCACCGATGCCGTCGAGTCGTATCTCCATCCGTTGTACGGGTACAACGGCGAGGGGTGGCCGTTCGGCCGCAGACTCGAGGGAGCGGGACTGGCCGATGTGATTGGCGCTGTCGACGCAATCGATGAGGTGACAGACATTGCGATCACTGCCCACGGCGGGACGACCGTCGACGACCGGACGGTACTGATCGACGAGACGTCGCTGTTTACCGTCGCAGACGTGACCGTCGATCTGACGACGGCGAGCCGACGAGGTGACTAA